From Ignavibacteriales bacterium:
CGGAGATACTCTTCACACTGCCCGAGCGCCTGCGAATGAGAGTACACAGAACGGATATCCTTCGCCTTCACTCCCGGCAGGACCATCATGTGGAGCTGAATCCGGAGTTTGAGCTCGCCGATAATGTGCAGCTTGTGGCGCAGGAGAAGATCGTAGTTCTGGTGGACGCTGCCAAAGACCGAATTCTCGATCGGAACGACGCCGAACCCTGACGGGTGTGCCGAAGCGAATTCGAAGACATCTTTGAAGCTCTGCTTGGGAAGCAGCTTCGCCCGGGGACCGAAGAAACTGCGCGCGGCTTCTTCGCTGAATGCGCCGGGTTCGCCCTGATATGCGACTTTCACCATGGTCGTGTTCGGTTAGAAATTTGATTCATCCCGCCAGCGAACGATTTGCCACGGCTTCGTCGGATTGGAACGGGCCAATGCGAGCGTGGCATACCCATCGATGCGGGGGTTGTCGCCAGGATTAAATGTGACCGTGAGATTGAAATTGCGGCTCACGCTTGCGTGCAGGTTCATGGAATCGCTGGAGACCGCGATGATGTTGTTCCACACGAGATCGAGCCGCTGCACGTTCATGAACAGTCCGCGCGTCGTCTGCATTTCTTCATCTCTTCCCCACGTCATTTCGACGCCGCGGTCGTAGTCCGTGAAGACGAATGAAAACTCGGAACTCAGCAGCTGGCCGTAGATCGTCGTGTCACGAAACGTGTACGCATACTTCATGTTCTGAAACACTCCGTCGATCGTCGCCGGGTCGCCCAGGATGGAACTCCCCTCCTGCAGATTTTCGTCCAACCCCGGCGCGAAAGGATTGCAGGAGGTGAACAGGAACAGAATCAGAATACTGGCTACCAATCTCATGAGACCCTGAACATCCGCTGATCGAGGTTAGGAATACAGAAGTCAGGAGTCAGAATCTTTGATTCTGTCTTCTGGATTCTGTTTTCTGGATTCTGCATTCTATTGCCCAAACTCGCCTTTTAGATCGCTCCACGTGAAGCTGCTTGTTCCGGTCGGCACATCGATCCATCGCCAGATGACCCAGTTTCTTGACCGGTCGGCGAGCAGGAGGAACTGCGCCTTCCCTGTCGCCTGCTTCGGGACGCTCGCCACGGAGTGCGAAGCGGTGAGCGTGTATGTCGCCTCGTACTGGGCGGAATCCGATTGAATGCTCTGCACAGTCAGCGTCTGAAACACGAGCGATGCAGCCGATCCGCTGGGTATTTTCGAGCGGAGGTTTTCGAAATACTGCTGCTCGGATTGCCTGTTCCAGAAGAGAAATGCGCCGCCATATTTGACTTTCGCCTGTGGTGTCGGCTCGAAACTGAAGCCCCGTCCAGCAGCCGACGAATCGGCAAACGACTTGAGATAGTTGAGAGAATTCAGATCACGGAACGCATTCGACATGTTCGAGAACACGAGCGATGGCTCCGTTGCAGGTGTGTAACTGGAGCTCGACTGCGTTGGCGGTTCAGGCGGCCTCGTCTCAAAGATGTTGCAGCTGAAGAACGTCGCTGCAATCCACAGGCCGAGCATCGGCAATCGGGTCTGCACATTCACGTTCGTGTCCTGATGTGCGAGGGGTTCCGCTTCAAACAGCGACCCGCCCTTCCAGCGCCCGGCTCAGCGTCGCCTCATCGGCAAACTCGAGGTCCGTCCCGATCGGCAGGCCGCGCGCAATGCGGGTTATCTTCATCCCCAGAGGCTTGAGCAGTTTCGAGAGGTAGAGCGTTGTCGCTTCCCCCTCAACATTCGGGTTCAAGGCCAGAATAATCTCTTCGACGCCCGCGTCGCTCACCCGGTGGAGGAGTTCCCTGATCCTGAGGTCTTCCGGGCCAATTCCATCAAGCGGAGAGAGCGCTCCCCCCAGAACATGATAGAGGCCTCTGAACTCGTTTGTTCGCTCAAGCGCCAGGACATCTGTCGGTTCTTCGACGACACATACGAGCGTCCGATCGCGTTTCGTGTTGGAACAGATCGGGCACGGGTCGGCTTCCGTGATGTTGGAACAGATCGTGCAGTATTTCACCTTGTCCTTCACATTGACAAGGGCGCGGGCGAGCGTGACGACTTCTTCCCTCTGCATCTTCACAATATAGAGGGCGAGCCGGTGCGCTGTCTTCCGGCCTATGCCGGGGAGCTGGGAAAATTGCTCGGCGAGCTGTTCTACTGATTCAGCAGTGAATATCAAGCCTTTGATTCCTTGTTGTTCAATCGCGCAGTGTGGAAGACGAACCGCTAAGGCCGCTAAGAGCGCAAAGCGCTGGAGTCTGCATGAACTCGGAATTCTTCAGTTATTTCTTGGCGTTCTTGGCGGTTTGATTCTAATCTTTATCTAGAAGCCAGGGATGTTGAGCCCGGGAATATTCGGCATCATGCCACCGGTCACTTTTTGCATCTCCTGCTGGGCCATCGCCCCCGCGCTCTCGAGCGCCTTGTTGGTGGCGGCGACGACGAGATCTTCGAGCATTTCCTTCTCTTCGGGGTTGACGACCTCTTTTTCGATTTCGATCTTGATGATCTGCTGTTTGCCGTTGGCGGTGACTTTCACCATTCCTCCCCCGGCTTCTGCAACCACGGTCTTGAGCTCAAGCTCAGCCTGGACCTGGGCCATTTTGTCCTGCATTTTCTGCAGCTGCTTCATCATCCCCTGCATGTTCGGCATGCCACCCTTCATCATAGATGCTCCCATTCGAAAGAGAAAATTGATCCAATTTTGAAGCAATATAGTCTGAAATGCGAGGAATGTCAACGAGACAGGACAGGGGAAGGAGGATCATCCGGAATGAATCCCGGGTCCGCCTTCCCCTCGTGCAATATGAAGGGATTGGAAATGTAAACTTACTCTTTCTGTGGAAGGAAATCGCGGATAAGTTCCCTCAGCTTGTCATACCGGTACGGTTTCTGGATAAAGCCTGTCAGTCCGAGCTCGCGAAGGTCATCCGACACCTCCGTTTCGCTGTAGCCTGAAGAGAGGATCACCTTCACATCGGGATTCACACCTTTGAGCAGCCGGAACGTTTGCTTCCCGCCGATACCTGGCATCGACAGATCGAGCAGGACGAGGTCTATTTCGCCGGGTTGAGACTCGTACGATCGCAGCCCCTCTTCGCCGTTCGCTGCCAGAAGTGTTTTGATGCCGGCATCTTCCAGCATGTCCTTGACAACATCGCGGACCGGCTCTTCGTCGTCGATGAGGAGTACGCAACCTTTGTAGCGCTGAAGCGCCGCCCGCTCGCTGCCGGAAACCGGCACCGGACGTTGATCGGCGCTGACCGGAAAAATGATCTTGAATGAGGTCCCCCGGCCGGCTTCGCTTTCGACGCGGAGGCCGCCGTGGTGCCCTTTCACGATGCCGATCACAGCTGACAGACCCAGGCCGCGGCCCGTCACTTTCGTGGTAAAGAACGGGTCGAAGATCTTTCGCAGCGTCTCCGCTGCCATCCCGACACCATCGTCCGACACTTCCAGAAGAACGAACTCTCCCGGCGTCAACGCGCCCGTGGCGCGGGTCCACTGATCGACGGCCCTCGGAATTATTGTTTCCACCGACGTGCGCAGAAATATCTTCCCCGACCGGTCTCCCACCGCTTCCGACGCATTGATGATCAGGTTCATCACAACCTGTTGCAGTTGTCCCGCATCCGCATCGATCAATGGCAGGTCCATTGCAAGATCCTCGTGCAGCGTCAGACCCTTGGGAATTGCCAGTTCCAGGAACCTGAGGTTCTCCTTGAGCAGCACATTCAAATCGAGCGGGCGGACATCGAACTTTCCTTTGCCCGAGTACGCGAGCAACTGCCGCGTCAGCTCCGCAGCGCGGTGAGCCGCGTGTTCGGCTTTTGAGACATTGCCAAAAGCGGGACTGTCTTTGGGAATCCGGCTCATCGCTAACGACGTCTGGCCGAGCATCGCCTGCAGGAGGTTGTTGAAATCGTGCGCGATGCCGCCGGCCAGCACGCCCAGGCTCTCCGTCTTCTGCGAATGTCTGATCGCCTCTTCCGCCCTCTTTCTCTCTGTAATGTCCCGGTACATTCCCTGGATAGCGGGTCTCCCCTTCCACTCGAGGTAGGCAACTGAGACATCGAGGTCAACATACGAGCCGTCACGCCGCATGCCGCGCAATTCGTATCGCGAGGGTGCGGTTTCCCCGCTATGATACCGACGGAGTCGTTCCTCGACCACAATTCTGCTCTCGGGCGCAACGATCGAAAGCAGGCTAAAACCTTCGCTCAGCGCCTCCGCACTCGAATATCCGAAGAGCTCTTCCCATGCCCGGTTTACGAACATCAGGCGGTCGTTCTGCAACATATAGACCGGATCGGAAGATTGTTCGATGAGCGATTTGTACATCTTTTCCGATTCCTGCAGGGCCTCTTCAGCCCGCCTGCGCGCTGTGACATCCATCGCAACACCGATGGCACCCACGATTTCACCAGAACTGTTATGAAGATGCGTGTAGTGCGTTTCGAACACAATGGGCCCGATCGAAACCACGCCAGCTACTGCTTCACCCGCCAACGCCCGACGAATCTGGTCAAGGGCTTCCGGAAATTCTCTGTATACATCATACACGGACTTTCCAACCACTTCCCCCGGCTTCAATCCCAGTGCACTCAATCCTCTTCCTTCTGACAGCGTGAACATGCCCTGCTGGTTGACTGAGAAAAGGACTACAGGCATGTGGGCAACGACCGTCCTCAGCCGCTGCTCGCTCTCCCGCAGGGCGATTTCCGCCAGGTACCGCTGCGTGACATCCCGGGAGGCGACATGGATCTCCATCGCCTCGCCCATCCCGCCATCCGCCACGAGCTGACTCGACGATTCGAACCAGATCCACGAACCGTCCTTCCTTACCACACGAAACAGAAACGGCGAGGATGCCTTCGTCTCGAGTTGGCGTCTGTGGTGGTCTTCCACAATCTGTTTGTCATCGGGGTGAACAAAATCGTAGGCAGACCGGCCAACGACTTCCTCGGGTTCCCACCCGAGCAGTGTGCGGGACGAAGGTGACACATACAGATAGCGCCCTTCGAGATCGTGGCGGGAAATCATGTCTGTTGAGTGTTCGGCAAGGAGACGGAATTGTTTTTCGCGTTCACGCAGAATGTCTTCTGCCGTTCTCCGATGGGCGATCTCCGCCTCCATCTCACGATGCAGACCCCTGAGGTTATCGGTCATCTCATTGAAAGTTTCTCCCAGCAGCGAGACCTCATCTTCCAGTTCTGCAGTATCGACGGTAGCGCTGAAATCCCCTTTTCCCACCTGTCGGGCCGCATGGGTGAGCTTGCTCATGGGTCGCCCCACGAGTATCCAGATAACAAGTCCGGCAACCGCGCAGATGAAGAGAATGCTGACACCGAGTCTTGCATAGATCCCCTCCTGCAGATCTATCAACGCGTGATCGACCATCTTCCGCCCCTGCACTGCGATCACGCGGTCGCGGGTGCCTTGAATGGGAACATAGCCGAAAGCAAACTGGCCCTGTGCATCGATACCCATGCCGGTCTTTCCATTCAGCATTTTTTCGACCTGCGTCGCAGTGAAATCTTCGGCAACGTTCCTCCCGATTTTGCTCGAGTCTATATGGTCCCGGTAGGTTCCAATGCTGTCGATAACAAAAAGCGTTTGACTGGAGGATTTGCGATGAAAGAGTTCCTGATGAGATTGCCGAAATCCATATCGATGGACTTCACTCGCTATGATGCGCGCTATTTCACGCTGTTTGCCCCCTTCCGCTCCCAGAAGCGCCGTCGACACACTGTCTCTCACAAACAGGCTGGCGACAACCATAGGAACAAGCGCGAGGAGGAAGAACCACGCCATCAACCGTACGCTGAGATGCCCTTTGGATTTTCGGAGAAACTTTTCGTCTCTCACCCCTTGATTCTGCCTTGCTTCCGGATTGTCGCGGAACGGTCGGCGCCATACCGGCACGCGATACCTCTCCGGCAGCATGAAAAAGATGGCT
This genomic window contains:
- a CDS encoding PAS domain S-box protein, whose amino-acid sequence is MTHTDGEVFNQRRARVRRFVLVIVLAILFGSAIRLALWFGFSVAVPGTAMQLDIREVLLILGACLTGPWGGALIGLFSGMEAHIRWLPTVVHVILGSWAGWFYYRFVYRRRTMRGVISSWFGLVGTYYFLVYTSVLLAVMVVFPSLMVDTASSLSAHERVFNVLQALVYESVFTFIVSIAIFFMLPERYRVPVWRRPFRDNPEARQNQGVRDEKFLRKSKGHLSVRLMAWFFLLALVPMVVASLFVRDSVSTALLGAEGGKQREIARIIASEVHRYGFRQSHQELFHRKSSSQTLFVIDSIGTYRDHIDSSKIGRNVAEDFTATQVEKMLNGKTGMGIDAQGQFAFGYVPIQGTRDRVIAVQGRKMVDHALIDLQEGIYARLGVSILFICAVAGLVIWILVGRPMSKLTHAARQVGKGDFSATVDTAELEDEVSLLGETFNEMTDNLRGLHREMEAEIAHRRTAEDILREREKQFRLLAEHSTDMISRHDLEGRYLYVSPSSRTLLGWEPEEVVGRSAYDFVHPDDKQIVEDHHRRQLETKASSPFLFRVVRKDGSWIWFESSSQLVADGGMGEAMEIHVASRDVTQRYLAEIALRESEQRLRTVVAHMPVVLFSVNQQGMFTLSEGRGLSALGLKPGEVVGKSVYDVYREFPEALDQIRRALAGEAVAGVVSIGPIVFETHYTHLHNSSGEIVGAIGVAMDVTARRRAEEALQESEKMYKSLIEQSSDPVYMLQNDRLMFVNRAWEELFGYSSAEALSEGFSLLSIVAPESRIVVEERLRRYHSGETAPSRYELRGMRRDGSYVDLDVSVAYLEWKGRPAIQGMYRDITERKRAEEAIRHSQKTESLGVLAGGIAHDFNNLLQAMLGQTSLAMSRIPKDSPAFGNVSKAEHAAHRAAELTRQLLAYSGKGKFDVRPLDLNVLLKENLRFLELAIPKGLTLHEDLAMDLPLIDADAGQLQQVVMNLIINASEAVGDRSGKIFLRTSVETIIPRAVDQWTRATGALTPGEFVLLEVSDDGVGMAAETLRKIFDPFFTTKVTGRGLGLSAVIGIVKGHHGGLRVESEAGRGTSFKIIFPVSADQRPVPVSGSERAALQRYKGCVLLIDDEEPVRDVVKDMLEDAGIKTLLAANGEEGLRSYESQPGEIDLVLLDLSMPGIGGKQTFRLLKGVNPDVKVILSSGYSETEVSDDLRELGLTGFIQKPYRYDKLRELIRDFLPQKE
- a CDS encoding YbaB/EbfC family nucleoid-associated protein; its protein translation is MKGGMPNMQGMMKQLQKMQDKMAQVQAELELKTVVAEAGGGMVKVTANGKQQIIKIEIEKEVVNPEEKEMLEDLVVAATNKALESAGAMAQQEMQKVTGGMMPNIPGLNIPGF
- the recR gene encoding recombination mediator RecR, whose protein sequence is MFTAESVEQLAEQFSQLPGIGRKTAHRLALYIVKMQREEVVTLARALVNVKDKVKYCTICSNITEADPCPICSNTKRDRTLVCVVEEPTDVLALERTNEFRGLYHVLGGALSPLDGIGPEDLRIRELLHRVSDAGVEEIILALNPNVEGEATTLYLSKLLKPLGMKITRIARGLPIGTDLEFADEATLSRALEGRVAV